The Siniperca chuatsi isolate FFG_IHB_CAS linkage group LG7, ASM2008510v1, whole genome shotgun sequence genome includes a window with the following:
- the cog6 gene encoding conserved oligomeric Golgi complex subunit 6 isoform X2, with amino-acid sequence MADTKVEIPTVIQNPNAPSQPNNPLSRKLNKILETRLDNDKEMLEALKALSVFFTDNSLRTRRNLRGDIERRSLAINEDFARIFKEVKEELESVHEDVQAMSTCCEEMTSRLKAAKEQTQDLIVKTNKLQGENHRLEVRAQVAQAFLAKFQLSNDEMATLRGARDAPITEDFFKALSRVKHIHEDVKILLRTNQQTAGLEIMEQMAVLQETSYEQLYRWAQNECRGLTQETCDISPVLTQAMEALQDRPVLYKYTLDEFGTARRCAVVRGFIDALTRGGPGGTPRPIEMHSHDPMRYVGDMLAWLHQATASEKEYLEALLKQVTLQDVEENMQDVVGHITEGVCRPLKVRIEQVIVAEPGAVLLYKLSNLLKFYHHTISSIIGTSVASLLITIEEMHILSKKMFFNSLSLHASRLMDKVELPPADLGPTASLTQTLSLLREVLASHDSSVVPLDARQADFAQVLSCILDPLLQLCTVSASNLGTADMATYMVNSLYVMKTTLALFEFTDKRLEMLEFQIEAHLDTLINEQASYVLTRAGLSYIYSCVQQHSAEQGPLSLLPSMDSSSVKAAMGADFPSVNRAGVQSLWGGLHSADQSS; translated from the exons ATGGCTGATACTAAAGTAGAAATTCCAACTGTAATACAGAACCCAAATGCGCCTTCTCAACCCAATAACCCGCTGTCAAGGAAGCTTAACAAAATACTGGAGACGAGGCTTGACAATGACAAG gagaTGCTGGAGGCTCTGAAGGCGCTCTCTGTGTTCTTCACTGACAACAGTTTGCGGACCAGGAGAAATCTTCGTGGTGACATAGAGAGACGAAGCCTGGCGATCAACGAGGACTTTGCAAGAATATTTAAGGAAGTAAAAGAG GAGCTTGAAAGTGTTCATGAGGATGTCCAGGCCATGAGCACATGTTGTGAAGAAATGACCAGTAGATTAAAG GCTGCAAAGGAGCAAACTCAAGATCTCATAGTAAAAACCAACAAGCTGCAGGGAGAAAA TCACCGCCTGGAGGTAAGAGCTCAGGTTGCTCAAGCTTTCCTTGCCAAGTTTCAGCTATCTAATGATGAGATGGCCACCCTGCGAGGGGCTCGGGATGCACCCATTACTGAG GATTTTTTCAAAGCTCTCAGCCGAGTGAAGCACATCCATGAGGATGTGAAAATCCTCTTGCGAACCAACCAGCAAACTGCAGG GTTAGAGATCATGGAGCAGATGGCCGTGTTACAAGAGACATCATATGAGCAGCTCTACCGCTGGGCTCAGA ATGAATGCAGAGGACTGACCCAAGAGACCTGTGATATCAGCCCTGTGTTGACTCAAGCCATGGAAGCCTTACAAGACAGACCTGTCCTTTACAA GTACACCCTTGATGAGTTTGGGACTGCACGCAGGTGTGCGGTGGTGCGAGGCTTCATTGACGCCCTCACCCGAGGCGGGCCAGGAGGAACTCCCCGCCCCATAGAGATGCATTCACATGACCCTATGAG GTATGTTGGGGACATGCTGGCCTGGCTACACCAAGCCACCGCCTCAGAGAAAGAATATCTAGAAGCTCTACTGAAACAAGTCACTCTGCAAG ATGTGGAGGAGAACATGCAGGACGTGGTTGGACACATCACCGAGGGAGTCTGCAGGCCGCTGAAA GTTCGGATAGAACAGGTCATTGTGGCTGAACCAGGTGCTGTCCTGCTTTACAAGCTGTCCAACCTGCTCAAGTTCTACCACCACACCATCAG CTCTATCATTGGGACCAGTGTGGCCTCCTTGCTCATCACTATTGAAGAAATGCACATCCTCAGCAAAAAGATGTTCTTCAACAGCCTGAGCCTTCATGCAAGCAGACTCATGGACAAG GTGGAGCTACCACCTGCAGACCTGGGACCTACAGCCTCCCTCACTCAGACCCTCTCCCTCCTCAGGGAGGTGCTGGCCTCCCACGACTCGTCAGTGGTTCCTCTGGATGCCCGCCAGGCTGACTTTGCTCAG GTGCTCTCTTGCATCTTGGATCCCCTTCTACAGTTGTGTACTGTGTCAGCCAGTAACCTCGGCACTGCTGACATGGCTACTTACATGGTCAACTCGCTGTATGTCATGAAGACCACGCTGGCTCTCTTTGAGTTCACTGACAAGAGGCTCGAGATGCTCGAGTTCCAG ATCGAGGCTCACCTTGACACTCTGATCAACGAGCAGGCATCCTACGTGCTGACCAGAGCTGGACTGAGTTACATCTACAGCTGTGTCCAGCAGCACAGTGCTGAACAG GGTCCTCTGTCCCTCCTCCCCAGCATGGACAGCTCTTCGGTGAAAGCTGCAATG GGAGCAGATTTTCCGTCAGTCAACAGAGCTGGTGTGCAGAGCCTATGGGGAGGTTTACACAGCGCTGACCAGTCCAGCTAA
- the cog6 gene encoding conserved oligomeric Golgi complex subunit 6 isoform X1: protein MADTKVEIPTVIQNPNAPSQPNNPLSRKLNKILETRLDNDKEMLEALKALSVFFTDNSLRTRRNLRGDIERRSLAINEDFARIFKEVKEELESVHEDVQAMSTCCEEMTSRLKAAKEQTQDLIVKTNKLQGENHRLEVRAQVAQAFLAKFQLSNDEMATLRGARDAPITEDFFKALSRVKHIHEDVKILLRTNQQTAGLEIMEQMAVLQETSYEQLYRWAQNECRGLTQETCDISPVLTQAMEALQDRPVLYKYTLDEFGTARRCAVVRGFIDALTRGGPGGTPRPIEMHSHDPMRYVGDMLAWLHQATASEKEYLEALLKQVTLQDVEENMQDVVGHITEGVCRPLKVRIEQVIVAEPGAVLLYKLSNLLKFYHHTISSIIGTSVASLLITIEEMHILSKKMFFNSLSLHASRLMDKVELPPADLGPTASLTQTLSLLREVLASHDSSVVPLDARQADFAQVLSCILDPLLQLCTVSASNLGTADMATYMVNSLYVMKTTLALFEFTDKRLEMLEFQIEAHLDTLINEQASYVLTRAGLSYIYSCVQQHSAEQGPLSLLPSMDSSSVKAAMVQFDRYLSSPDTLLMPQLNFLLSAAIKEQIFRQSTELVCRAYGEVYTALTSPANGYKDPENLVPRSPKQVQTLLS, encoded by the exons ATGGCTGATACTAAAGTAGAAATTCCAACTGTAATACAGAACCCAAATGCGCCTTCTCAACCCAATAACCCGCTGTCAAGGAAGCTTAACAAAATACTGGAGACGAGGCTTGACAATGACAAG gagaTGCTGGAGGCTCTGAAGGCGCTCTCTGTGTTCTTCACTGACAACAGTTTGCGGACCAGGAGAAATCTTCGTGGTGACATAGAGAGACGAAGCCTGGCGATCAACGAGGACTTTGCAAGAATATTTAAGGAAGTAAAAGAG GAGCTTGAAAGTGTTCATGAGGATGTCCAGGCCATGAGCACATGTTGTGAAGAAATGACCAGTAGATTAAAG GCTGCAAAGGAGCAAACTCAAGATCTCATAGTAAAAACCAACAAGCTGCAGGGAGAAAA TCACCGCCTGGAGGTAAGAGCTCAGGTTGCTCAAGCTTTCCTTGCCAAGTTTCAGCTATCTAATGATGAGATGGCCACCCTGCGAGGGGCTCGGGATGCACCCATTACTGAG GATTTTTTCAAAGCTCTCAGCCGAGTGAAGCACATCCATGAGGATGTGAAAATCCTCTTGCGAACCAACCAGCAAACTGCAGG GTTAGAGATCATGGAGCAGATGGCCGTGTTACAAGAGACATCATATGAGCAGCTCTACCGCTGGGCTCAGA ATGAATGCAGAGGACTGACCCAAGAGACCTGTGATATCAGCCCTGTGTTGACTCAAGCCATGGAAGCCTTACAAGACAGACCTGTCCTTTACAA GTACACCCTTGATGAGTTTGGGACTGCACGCAGGTGTGCGGTGGTGCGAGGCTTCATTGACGCCCTCACCCGAGGCGGGCCAGGAGGAACTCCCCGCCCCATAGAGATGCATTCACATGACCCTATGAG GTATGTTGGGGACATGCTGGCCTGGCTACACCAAGCCACCGCCTCAGAGAAAGAATATCTAGAAGCTCTACTGAAACAAGTCACTCTGCAAG ATGTGGAGGAGAACATGCAGGACGTGGTTGGACACATCACCGAGGGAGTCTGCAGGCCGCTGAAA GTTCGGATAGAACAGGTCATTGTGGCTGAACCAGGTGCTGTCCTGCTTTACAAGCTGTCCAACCTGCTCAAGTTCTACCACCACACCATCAG CTCTATCATTGGGACCAGTGTGGCCTCCTTGCTCATCACTATTGAAGAAATGCACATCCTCAGCAAAAAGATGTTCTTCAACAGCCTGAGCCTTCATGCAAGCAGACTCATGGACAAG GTGGAGCTACCACCTGCAGACCTGGGACCTACAGCCTCCCTCACTCAGACCCTCTCCCTCCTCAGGGAGGTGCTGGCCTCCCACGACTCGTCAGTGGTTCCTCTGGATGCCCGCCAGGCTGACTTTGCTCAG GTGCTCTCTTGCATCTTGGATCCCCTTCTACAGTTGTGTACTGTGTCAGCCAGTAACCTCGGCACTGCTGACATGGCTACTTACATGGTCAACTCGCTGTATGTCATGAAGACCACGCTGGCTCTCTTTGAGTTCACTGACAAGAGGCTCGAGATGCTCGAGTTCCAG ATCGAGGCTCACCTTGACACTCTGATCAACGAGCAGGCATCCTACGTGCTGACCAGAGCTGGACTGAGTTACATCTACAGCTGTGTCCAGCAGCACAGTGCTGAACAG GGTCCTCTGTCCCTCCTCCCCAGCATGGACAGCTCTTCGGTGAAAGCTGCAATG GTCCAGTTTGATCGGTACTTGTCGTCGCCTGACACTCTATTGATGCCACAGCTAAACTTCCTACTCAGTGCAGCTATCAA GGAGCAGATTTTCCGTCAGTCAACAGAGCTGGTGTGCAGAGCCTATGGGGAGGTTTACACAGCGCTGACCAGTCCAGCTAACGGCTACAAAGACCCAGAGAACCTGGTACCCAGATCACCTAAGCAGGTTCAGACCTTGCTGTCCTGA